From the genome of Paracoccus albus:
CGGATGGCATCACGGTCGCCGACCTGGTTGCGCGCGGGCGCTTTCCGCATCAATCGTTCCTGCGGCAATGGTCACTGGCGGATGAACGCGCGGTTTCCGAGGCGCTCGACGCGACTGGCATGACCGATCACGCCACGCGGCCGGTTGCCGAACTGTCGGGCGGGCAGCGCCAGAGGGTCTGGATTGCCATGGTGCTGGCGCAGGAAACACCGATCCTGCTGCTTGATGAGCCAACGACCTATCTGGATATCGCCCATCAGATCGAGTTGATGGAGCTGCTGACCGACCTGAACGCCAAGGGTCGGACCATCGCCGCCGTGCTGCACGATCTCAATCAGGCCTGCCGCTATGCGTCCCATCTGATCGCGATGCGCGACGGTGCAATCATCGCTGAAGGGAGGCCCGAAGAAATCGTGACCGAAGCGCTGATTGCGGAGGTCTTCGGCCTGCACACCCTGATCATCCCCGATCCGGTGACGGGGCGACCAATGGTCGTGCCGAAGGGGCGTCAGGGCTGACGCGCGGCCGGGGTTCCGCCAGTTTCGATATTGATCTGCCTTGCGGCCCGCAACATCGCCTCACTGTCATTTTCGCTGCGGATGCTGCCAATATCCGCAAATGATGTGACGACGCAGGCGACCTCTTGCTGTGGGTCCAGAATGACTGCAGCCTGACCCTGAATTATTTGGCAGTAAGTGATTGCTGCGCTGTGCCCATCCAAGCTTTCGGGCCTGTTCCAACAGAGATTGCCGACGTGTTGTAACTGATCTGCAATTGGTGTGAACAGCCCGTTTCAGGCAATCATTTCGCGGGCATAGCTCTGCCACAGATCAAAGGCATCGGATCTGGCGTGGCGGTATGAGATGGCGGAAAGACGATAGCGGCGGGGTCTGAATATCGTATTGATCTGGTCATGGACGGACAGGAAACGCTGCGCCTGCCTAGGCGACTTGAACCGGCCGATGAGCTTCTCTCGCTTCCGCGTCGGTCGGTGCGAGCCCTCGATCCGGTTGTTGATCCCTTTGTGGGCGCGGTGGTCGGCGTCCGGGGCCAGCTGACGGATCGGTTTGATATAGCTGCGCAACTTGTCCGTAATGATAACGCGGGGCTGGGCAAAACGGGCGATCAGTTGACGCAAGAAGCGCTTGGCCGCTTTGGCGTTTCGCCTTGGCTGCACCAGAATGTCGAGCACATCCCCGCTCCCATCCACGGCCCGCTACAACCACATCTTCACGCCGTTGATCGGCACGACGACTTCGTCCAGATGCCACTTCTCCGCCGCAGCGGGCCGGTCGCGCTTGATGCAATGTGCGAAATGCCGACCAAACCGGTGCACCCATTTGCGAACAGCTTCCCGGCTGACAATTACGGCCCCCTCAGCGGAGCAGATCCTCTACATCCGCCGTGCGCAGCGCGAACCGATGGTAGGCCCAAACGGCGTAAGCGATGATCTCGCGCGGGAAACGAAAGCCTTCAGGCGCGGCATCTCAGCTACAATATTCATGGTGAACGGCTAAACTGCCGCAGGTGCGTCAGCAAGTTGGCAATGCCCGACAAACAGATAGAGCTTGCCTTCCTCCGTCCTGACCTCGGCGATGTCCATATGGATACAGCCAATAGGATATCGCTTGAACTTCTGCCGCTTAGGTTTGTCACCTTCGACGTCAGGCAAATGCGATATTCCATGTCGCTGAAAACAGCGATGCAATGAAGATCGTGTCAGATGGGGGATCGAGGGCTGCAAGGCATAGAGACAATCGTCCAGAGGCAAGAGCGTGTGACGCCGCAAGGCAATGACCATCGCTTCTTCTTCGCTGAGAATGGTTGAGCGCGGCTCTTTCGGCCCGGCCTTTTGATCCTCGACCGATTGCCGCTTGCGTCATTTGGCAACTGTCTTGGGACAGATCTCAAGTTCGCGACTCAACTCCGCGATCGAAGCTTGCGATCGCTGTATGTGAGCTTCGACGGCGTGCGTGGTCGAGCCGCTGCAAAAGCCGAGAGAGCGAAGGTTTCAGTCACTCTGCGTTCAACCCGGCATCAAGCCATGCAAAATCCGGGCGCAGCGAAGCCATCGCCCGGATCAGCTTTTACGACGGCGCGATCACATCGCCGGCAACAGCACGCCGTCAATGACGTGGACGACGCCGTTGCCGGCCTCCATATCTGCGGCGGTAACCGTTACGCTGTCGTTGATCTTCACCATTTCACCGTCGCGCGTCAGGGTCAGATTGCAGTTGCCCATTGTCGTCACCGGATGCGCGCCGCCATCATCGGCAATCATTTGCGCGACATCGGCAGCAAGCGCCTTCGTCTCAACCACGTGGCAGCCGAGAATCTGGACAAGCTGCTCCCTGTTTTCGGGCATCATCGCCTCTTCAAGCGCGCCCTCTGGCAAGGCTGCGAAGGCCGCATCGGTCGGGGCAAAAACGGTAAACGGACCTTCGCCCATAAGCGCTTCACCCATTTCAGCCGCGACGACGGCCTGTTCAAGCGTCGTGTGATCTGCGGATTCCATCACGATATCCGCAACAGTCGCCGGCATTTCGGTTGCGTCCTGCGCAAGGGCGGTCGAGGCCGCCAGAGCAAAGGCCGTGGTCATTGCAAATTTAATAACTTTCATTCCATCCTCCTATGGCTGGTCATCTGGTGACGAAAGCGAAGCGACAATTGTTGCGGTGCTCACGCTTTCGTGAAAATCAGCGA
Proteins encoded in this window:
- a CDS encoding fasciclin domain-containing protein → MKVIKFAMTTAFALAASTALAQDATEMPATVADIVMESADHTTLEQAVVAAEMGEALMGEGPFTVFAPTDAAFAALPEGALEEAMMPENREQLVQILGCHVVETKALAADVAQMIADDGGAHPVTTMGNCNLTLTRDGEMVKINDSVTVTAADMEAGNGVVHVIDGVLLPAM